Proteins found in one Quercus robur chromosome 2, dhQueRobu3.1, whole genome shotgun sequence genomic segment:
- the LOC126703617 gene encoding pectate lyase has protein sequence MVAAKLSFILFAYFAVLIPGLQANIAEYDEFWLQRAEEARKDALEAYHPNPEEITEQFNTHVNEVFEVTNSTRRSLGQKKYTGPCRATNPIDRCWRCKKNWATNRKGLVKCVLGFGRKTTGGKRGKYYIVTDSSDNNAMAPKPGTLRHAVIQKKPLWIIFAHSMVIKLSQELIVNSHKTIDARGANVHIAYGAGITIQFVKNVIIHGLHIHDIVSAPGGTVRDSVDHVGFRTASDGDGISIFGSTNIWLDHLSMSNCQDGLIDAIQGSTAITISNSHFTHHNDVMLFGASDTFEGDKKMQVTVAFNHFGRGLVQRMPRCRWGFFHVVNNDYTHWLMYAIGGSQHPTIISQGNRFIAPPNVAAKEVTKRDYATQDVWKNWTWRSEGDIMMNGAFFVQSGNPSKKRPYSKKDMIKAKPGTFVTRLTRFSGSLNCKVGRPC, from the exons ATGGTGGCAGCTAAGCTAAGTTTCATTCTTTTCGCTTATTTTGCTGTACTAATCCCAGGCCTCCAGGCCAATATTGCTGAATACGACGAGTTTTGGCTGCAACGAGCCGAGGAAGCAAGGAAGGATGCCCTCGAGGCCTATCACCCAAACCCAGAAGAAATCACTGAGCAATTCAACACCCATGTTAATGA GGTCTTCGAGGTGACCAACAGCACAAGGAGGAGTCTAGGTCAAAAGAAATACACAGGTCCATGCAGGGCCACAAACCCAATTGACCGGTGCtggagatgcaagaaaaattggGCTACAAACCGCAAGGGTTTGGTTAAATGCGTCCTAGGGTTCGGACGCAAGACCACTGGAGGAAAGCGGGGAAAATACTACATTGTCACGGATTCCTCTGACAACAACGCGATGGCACCAAAGCCGGGAACTCTACGTCACGCCGTGATCCAGAAGAAGCCCTTGTGGATCATATTTGCACACAGCATGGTGATCAAGTTGTCCCAGGAGTTGATTGTGAACTCACACAAGACCATTGATGCACGCGGGGCTAATGTTCACATTGCCTATGGTGCTGGAATTACCATTCAGTTTGTTAAGAACGTGATCATCCATGGGCTTCACATACATGATATTGTTTCGGCACCAGGTGGCACGGTTAGGGACTCTGTGGACCATGTGGGGTTTAGGACAGCGAGTGATGGAGATGGAATTTCTATCTTTGGATCCACAAATATTTGGCTTGATCATCTTTCTATGTCCAATTGCCAAGATGGTCTTATTGATGCCATTCAAGGATCCACTGCCATCACCATTTCAAACTCCCACTTCACCCATCACAACGAT GTAATGTTGTTTGGTGCAAGTGACACCTTTGAAGGTGATAAAAAAATGCAAGTCACAGTGGCGTTCAATCATTTTGGAAGGGGATTGGTGCAGAGAATGCCAAGGTGCAGATGGGGTTTCTTCCATGTTGTTAACAACGACTACACTCACTGGCTTATGTATGCCATTGGAGGTAGCCAACACCCTACCATTATAAGCCAGGGCAACCGCTTCATTGCTCCACCTAACGTTGCTGCAAAGGAG GTGACAAAGAGGGACTATGCCACGCAGGATGTATGGAAGAACTGGACATGGAGGTCAGAAGGAGATATTATGATGAATGGAGCATTCTTTGTTCAATCTGGAAACCCTAGCAAGAAGAGACCATACAGCAAGAAAGACATGATCAAGGCGAAGCCAGGGACATTTGTCACTAGACTCACTCGCTTTTCAGGTTCACTAAACTGCAAAGTTGGAAGACCATGTTAG
- the LOC126715094 gene encoding UPF0481 protein At3g47200-like, which produces MACLHAIMDRGHHVTIDIEKMVSLIKDTSMSPKCCIFKTPIILRRLNVKAYVPDAFSIGPFHHGDGPKLKATENIKIKYLQGLLSRSHSPKERLRNLVNSVMDVEKEARECYAGPIDYETNDFVKILVIDGCFIIELLRKSAYATLREKDDPIFTMSCMLEFLYHDLILLENQVPWMVLELLFNMTIGPEHRHPLCELAQKFFINIFSLEPLHIDSPNYIEDIKHIPDLIRKWMISLIEEGEESSESFSWKHIPSATSLAEAGIKFKPGKSKSILGIKFDKGVLEIPPLLIKETTETTIRNLISFEQCYPNCDARFTSYAILIDSLINNAQDAELLGKNKMVYNWLSPEDTANFFNKLYYDAFVKKYYYGKLSGNLNSYCKQSWPKWRAVLVRNYFATPWAILSTMAAVILLILSFLQTWYTIT; this is translated from the coding sequence ATGGCATGCCTTCATGCcatcatggatagaggacatcATGTTACAATTGATATTGAAAAAATGGTATCTTTGATAAAAGATACGTCCATGTCGCCCAAATGTTGCATCTTCAAAACCCCCATCATACTTCGCAGGTTAAATGTAAAAGCTTATGTCCCGGATGCATTTTCTATTGGGCCTTTCCATCATGGCGACGGTCCAAAGTTGAAGGCCacagaaaatattaaaattaagtaTTTGCAAGGCCTTCTTTCTCGATCACACTCTCCGAAGGAAAGGTTGAGGAATTTAGTCAATTCCGTCATGGATGTGGAGAAAGAGGCTCGTGAGTGTTATGCTGGGCCAATTGATTACGAAACAAATGATTTTGTAAAAATTCTGGTTATTGATGGGTGCTTCATTATTGAGTTGCTACGCAAGTCTGCTTATGCAACACTTAGAGAAAAAGATGACCCAATTTTCACCATGTCTTGTATGCTAGAATTTCTATACCATGACTTGATATTGCTAGAAAACCAAGTACCGTGGATGGTACTTGAGCTTTTGTTCAACATGACCATCGGCCCAGAACACCGCCATCCCTTATGCGAACTTGcccaaaaattttttattaacattttctCTCTCGAACCACTTCATATAGATTCCCCTAATTATATCGAGGACATCAAGCATATCCCCGACCTGATTAGAAAATGGATGATTTCATTAATTGAAGAAGGTGAAGAAAGCTCAGAGTCGTTTTCATGGAAGCACATTCCTTCTGCCACGAGCCTTGCAGAGGCTGGAATCAAATTCAAACCGGGCAAGTCCAAAAGCATCTTGGGCATAAAATTTGATAAGGGGGTCCTGGAAATCCCTCCATTACTAATTAAGGAGACAACGGAAACCACCATTCGGAATCTCATCAGCTTTGAACAATGCTACCCTAATTGTGATGCGAGGTTCACTTCCTATGCCATACTCATAGACAGCCTCATTAACAATGCTCAGGACGCAGAATTACTTGGCAAGAATAAGATGGTTTATAACTGGTTGAGTCCAGAGGACACAGCGAATTTCTTCAACAAGCTTTATTACGATGCTTTTGTCAAGAAATACTATTACGGAAAACTTTCCGGGAACCTGAATTCGTATTGCAAACAGAGCTGGCCAAAATGGCGTGCTGTGCTTGTGCGCAATTATTTCGCCACTCCATGGGCTATTCTTTCAACAATGGCCGCTGTCATCCTACTAATCCTCTCTTTTCTACAAACTTGGTACACCATAACCTAG